A DNA window from Luteolibacter luteus contains the following coding sequences:
- a CDS encoding redoxin domain-containing protein → MAIQVGDKAPDFTLVSKTAEGPVLVKLSEITGQSNIVLLFVPMAFTGVCTQELCDISGGLGEYEALDAKVFGISGDNPFAQEAWAEKSGITLPLLSDYEHAVAKAYGVAYEQFLPEKNLIMGGVAKRSAFVIDKEGIVRYAEVQDHPKDLPDFAAVKATLQSLA, encoded by the coding sequence ATGGCAATCCAAGTCGGCGACAAAGCCCCTGATTTCACTCTCGTCTCGAAAACCGCTGAAGGTCCGGTGCTGGTGAAGCTCTCCGAGATCACCGGCCAATCGAACATCGTCCTGCTCTTCGTGCCGATGGCATTCACCGGCGTCTGCACCCAGGAGCTCTGCGATATCTCCGGCGGCCTCGGCGAATACGAGGCTCTCGATGCCAAGGTCTTCGGCATCTCCGGTGACAATCCCTTCGCCCAGGAAGCATGGGCCGAGAAGTCCGGCATCACCCTGCCGCTGCTCAGCGACTACGAGCACGCGGTGGCGAAGGCCTATGGCGTGGCCTACGAGCAATTCCTCCCCGAGAAGAACCTGATCATGGGTGGCGTGGCCAAGCGCTCCGCCTTCGTGATCGATAAGGAAGGCATCGTCCGCTACGCCGAAGTGCAAGACCACCCGAAGGATCTGCCGGACTTCGCCGCGGTGAAGGCGACCCTCCAGTCGCTCGCCTGA
- a CDS encoding valine--pyruvate transaminase translates to MNHEFSNMGRQLAGGSGIEELMEDLGNALAHGGPDICMLGGGQPAHIPEVNAIWRRRMEEILAEPGALEKVVANYDPPRGNPRFIAALANLFRKEFGWPLGPENVAITSGGQTAFFFLFNLLAGEMPDGRRKKILLPLVPEYIGYANQGAGGDLFRAVPPKIEKTGRHEFKYRVDFDALEVTDDIAAICVSRPTNPTGNVLTDEEIARLSDLAKSHGIPLIIDNAYGAPFPNIIFTDAKPVWEEHIILTLSLSKIGLPGTRTGIVVAHPRIAAAMASMSSIIGLANPNIGQAIALPLVESGEILNIANETVKPFYIEKSRQAQDFVAESFGEDFDYYIHRSEGALFLWLWFPGLPITSRELYERLKKRGVLIISGHYFFFGHDDETWRHRHECLRMTFTMDETIVKRGIQIIGEEVRRAHEEAGQTVGV, encoded by the coding sequence ATGAACCACGAATTCTCCAACATGGGCCGGCAGCTTGCCGGCGGCAGCGGCATCGAGGAACTCATGGAAGACCTCGGCAACGCCCTCGCCCACGGAGGACCGGACATCTGCATGCTCGGCGGCGGCCAACCTGCCCACATCCCGGAGGTGAATGCGATCTGGCGCCGCCGGATGGAGGAGATCCTGGCCGAGCCGGGCGCCTTGGAAAAGGTGGTGGCGAACTATGACCCTCCGCGCGGCAACCCGCGCTTCATCGCGGCGCTGGCAAATCTCTTCCGCAAGGAATTCGGCTGGCCGCTGGGCCCGGAGAATGTGGCGATCACCTCCGGCGGGCAGACGGCCTTCTTCTTCCTCTTCAACCTGCTGGCCGGTGAGATGCCGGACGGCCGCCGCAAGAAGATCCTGCTGCCGCTGGTGCCGGAATACATCGGCTACGCGAACCAGGGCGCGGGCGGAGATCTCTTCCGCGCCGTGCCGCCGAAGATCGAGAAGACCGGACGGCATGAGTTCAAATACCGCGTGGATTTCGATGCACTGGAAGTCACCGATGACATCGCCGCGATCTGCGTTTCCCGCCCGACGAATCCGACCGGGAATGTGCTGACGGATGAGGAGATCGCGCGGCTTTCCGATCTGGCGAAGAGCCATGGCATCCCGCTGATCATCGACAATGCCTACGGCGCACCCTTCCCGAACATCATCTTCACCGATGCGAAGCCGGTGTGGGAGGAACACATCATCCTCACCCTGAGCCTTTCGAAGATCGGCCTGCCGGGGACGCGCACCGGCATCGTGGTGGCCCATCCGCGCATCGCCGCGGCCATGGCCTCCATGAGCTCGATCATCGGCCTCGCGAATCCGAACATCGGCCAGGCGATCGCCCTGCCGCTGGTGGAAAGCGGCGAGATCCTGAACATCGCGAATGAGACGGTGAAGCCCTTCTACATCGAGAAGTCCCGTCAGGCGCAGGACTTCGTGGCGGAGAGCTTCGGCGAGGACTTCGATTACTACATCCATCGTAGCGAGGGCGCCCTCTTCCTCTGGCTCTGGTTCCCCGGCCTGCCCATCACTTCCAGGGAGCTCTACGAGCGCCTGAAGAAGCGCGGCGTGCTGATCATCTCCGGCCACTACTTCTTCTTCGGCCACGACGACGAGACCTGGCGTCACCGCCACGAATGCCTGCGCATGACCTTCACCATGGACGAGACCATCGTGAAGCGCGGCATCCAGATCATCGGCGAGGAAGTCCGCCGCGCCCACGAAGAAGCCGGACAAACGGTAGGAGTGTAA
- a CDS encoding 3-keto-disaccharide hydrolase — MKLLSALLAFTATLHAGETKLFNGKDLTGWEGNTKLWSVEDGAITGKTSDSGETKIGHNTFLIWKGGTVGDFELTFKYRIEKGNSGVQYRSKELPKGDFGPIVAGYQADFEAGKTYSGILYEERGRGILAQRGQKTSIDAVEKNPADPKSQDFKVNVTGEVGKSDDIQASIKDEQWNEYKIVAKGNHVQHFINGKQTIDVTDNDAAHAPKEGILALQIHAGPAMVVQFKDLVLKTD, encoded by the coding sequence ATGAAACTTCTCTCCGCGCTGCTCGCCTTCACCGCCACGCTTCACGCTGGCGAAACGAAACTCTTCAACGGCAAGGACCTCACTGGTTGGGAAGGGAACACCAAGCTCTGGTCGGTCGAGGACGGCGCGATCACCGGCAAGACCAGCGATAGCGGCGAAACGAAGATCGGCCACAATACCTTCCTGATTTGGAAGGGCGGCACGGTGGGTGACTTCGAGCTCACCTTCAAATACCGGATCGAGAAGGGTAACAGCGGCGTGCAGTATCGCTCGAAGGAACTGCCGAAGGGTGACTTCGGTCCGATCGTCGCTGGCTATCAAGCGGACTTCGAAGCGGGGAAGACCTACAGCGGGATTCTCTATGAAGAGCGCGGCCGCGGCATTCTCGCGCAGCGCGGACAGAAGACGTCCATCGATGCGGTGGAGAAGAATCCTGCCGATCCGAAGTCCCAGGACTTCAAGGTGAACGTCACCGGCGAGGTGGGGAAGTCGGACGACATCCAGGCCAGCATCAAGGACGAGCAGTGGAACGAGTACAAGATCGTGGCGAAGGGCAATCACGTGCAGCACTTCATCAATGGCAAGCAGACCATCGATGTGACCGATAACGATGCCGCGCACGCGCCGAAGGAAGGCATCCTCGCGCTGCAGATCCATGCCGGTCCGGCGATGGTGGTGCAGTTCAAGGATCTGGTTTTGAAGACGGATTGA
- the pyrE gene encoding orotate phosphoribosyltransferase gives MSDTAAALKAILLEKSVRTGTFTLASGAQSDLYIDCRVTALDPFGANLIGKLGWAAVREKIKAEGLQIASIGGMTLGADPISLAVGMTSAVENPDEALQVFVVRKEPKGHGRGKQIEGNFAEGQTVIVVDDVITTGGSTLKAIDVIEREGGKVAFALVLVDREEGGRQAIEARGIPVVALYSRSTLLD, from the coding sequence ATGTCCGACACCGCCGCCGCGCTGAAAGCCATCCTTCTCGAAAAGTCCGTCCGCACCGGCACCTTCACCCTAGCCTCCGGGGCGCAGAGTGATCTCTACATCGATTGCCGCGTCACCGCGCTCGATCCCTTCGGAGCCAATCTCATCGGCAAGCTCGGCTGGGCTGCGGTCCGTGAAAAGATCAAGGCCGAGGGCCTCCAGATCGCGTCCATCGGTGGCATGACCCTCGGCGCGGATCCCATCTCCCTTGCGGTTGGCATGACCAGCGCGGTCGAGAACCCGGACGAGGCGCTCCAAGTTTTCGTCGTCCGCAAGGAGCCGAAGGGCCACGGCCGCGGCAAGCAGATTGAGGGGAATTTCGCCGAAGGCCAGACGGTGATCGTGGTCGATGACGTGATCACCACGGGCGGTTCCACCCTGAAGGCCATCGACGTGATCGAGCGTGAGGGCGGAAAGGTCGCCTTTGCCCTGGTCCTCGTGGATCGCGAGGAAGGTGGCCGCCAAGCGATCGAGGCACGCGGCATCCCGGTCGTCGCCCTCTACTCCCGCAGCACCCTGCTGGACTGA
- the rpmA gene encoding 50S ribosomal protein L27 gives MAHKKGQGSVKNGRDSRSKRLGVKKFGGEAVIPGNIIIRQRGTKWHPGRGVGIGKDHTIFAVVDGRVFFDKEGRRVNVSAEATAN, from the coding sequence ATGGCTCATAAGAAAGGTCAAGGCTCCGTCAAGAACGGTCGCGACTCCCGCTCCAAGCGCCTCGGCGTGAAGAAGTTCGGTGGCGAGGCTGTCATCCCGGGCAACATCATCATCCGCCAGCGCGGCACCAAGTGGCATCCAGGCCGCGGTGTTGGCATCGGTAAGGATCACACCATCTTCGCTGTGGTTGATGGCCGCGTGTTCTTCGACAAGGAAGGCCGCCGCGTCAACGTGAGCGCCGAAGCGACCGCTAACTAA
- the rplU gene encoding 50S ribosomal protein L21: MAYAVIKTGGKQYRVQQGDKIDVEKLDVEVDSELTFDVLMVGEGDSIKLGAPLVSGASVTAKVVQQHRGPKGVAFKFKRRKGFHKTKGFRRHLTKLEITSIAG, from the coding sequence ATGGCCTACGCAGTGATCAAAACCGGCGGTAAGCAATACCGCGTCCAGCAGGGCGACAAGATCGACGTCGAGAAGCTCGATGTCGAAGTCGATTCCGAACTTACCTTCGACGTTCTGATGGTCGGTGAAGGCGATAGCATCAAGCTTGGTGCCCCGCTTGTCTCCGGAGCCAGCGTGACGGCCAAGGTTGTCCAGCAGCATCGCGGACCGAAGGGCGTTGCCTTCAAGTTCAAGCGCCGCAAGGGTTTCCACAAGACCAAGGGCTTCCGCCGCCACCTCACCAAGCTGGAGATCACCTCCATCGCTGGTTGA
- the tsaE gene encoding tRNA (adenosine(37)-N6)-threonylcarbamoyltransferase complex ATPase subunit type 1 TsaE, translating into MDRIVRDEAEMEALGETIATGLEPGSVLALVGGLGAGKTRFVKGLARGAGFQGEVTSPTFSLVHEYRGGRLPVFHFDLYRLKDEEELLGIGWDEFFDEPGVVIAEWADLFPDLIPAGARWLHFEVLPEGGRRVRQLPPSPAVRPTA; encoded by the coding sequence ATGGATCGGATCGTCCGTGACGAGGCGGAAATGGAAGCGCTGGGCGAGACCATCGCGACCGGGCTGGAACCGGGGTCGGTGCTGGCGCTGGTAGGCGGGCTGGGAGCGGGCAAGACCCGCTTTGTCAAAGGGTTGGCAAGGGGCGCAGGCTTCCAAGGGGAGGTGACGAGCCCGACCTTTTCCCTCGTTCATGAGTACCGGGGCGGGCGACTGCCGGTCTTCCACTTCGATCTCTATCGCCTGAAGGATGAGGAAGAATTGCTCGGAATCGGCTGGGACGAGTTTTTCGACGAGCCGGGCGTGGTGATCGCCGAATGGGCGGATCTTTTCCCGGATCTGATCCCTGCCGGTGCCCGGTGGCTGCACTTTGAGGTGCTGCCGGAGGGCGGACGGCGGGTGCGTCAATTGCCCCCAAGTCCTGCCGTGCGACCGACCGCCTGA
- a CDS encoding MATE family efflux transporter: MNFPVSRILDESRTTLRLAAPLIIGQLGQMLIGLSDTMMLGWLGVTELAASSFANTIIYLPMMFGIGMSMAVSIRVSFARGANEPATARAALRHGLYITLALGVLTVALAFALLPFLGLFKQDPKVIAVVPNFFVLIAVSMIPAMASMAVKNHADAMNRPWPVFWISIGAVFLDILLNWMFIFGHWGAPRLGLEGAALSTIFSRTLSLGCMIWWCVRDPGMKEWVPIRWFRAPDWPALKDLLRTGFPASMQLLAEVSAFVAASLIIGNMGQAAMASHQVAITCAATIFMVPLGVSMALTVRMGEALGAKTYDTMRPIVLSGWGMGIIFTVLSATSFIVFDREIARAFIEDPSVLDVAAKLLIVAAAFQFCDALQIISAGALRGLDDVHTPAWIAFWAYWVVSIPLGWVFAYPLQMGVTGMWWGITVGLTMTAVLLGRRIWQKTAAGAIH, from the coding sequence ATGAATTTTCCCGTTTCCCGTATTCTTGATGAAAGCCGTACCACCCTGCGGCTCGCCGCCCCTCTGATCATCGGCCAACTCGGCCAGATGCTCATCGGTCTTTCCGATACCATGATGCTCGGCTGGCTTGGCGTGACCGAACTCGCGGCCTCCTCTTTCGCGAACACGATCATCTACCTCCCGATGATGTTTGGTATCGGCATGTCGATGGCCGTTTCCATCCGCGTGTCCTTCGCCCGTGGCGCGAATGAGCCTGCCACCGCTCGTGCCGCGTTGAGACATGGCCTCTATATCACCTTGGCGCTCGGAGTCCTCACCGTCGCTCTCGCCTTCGCCCTGCTACCCTTCCTCGGGCTTTTCAAGCAGGACCCGAAGGTGATCGCGGTGGTGCCGAATTTCTTCGTGCTGATCGCCGTCTCGATGATCCCGGCCATGGCCTCCATGGCGGTGAAAAATCACGCCGACGCGATGAATCGGCCTTGGCCGGTCTTCTGGATCTCCATTGGCGCGGTGTTCCTGGATATCCTGCTGAACTGGATGTTCATTTTCGGCCACTGGGGCGCGCCGCGTCTGGGGCTGGAGGGAGCAGCGCTTTCCACGATCTTCTCCCGCACGCTTTCGCTCGGCTGCATGATCTGGTGGTGCGTCAGGGATCCCGGCATGAAGGAGTGGGTCCCGATCCGCTGGTTCCGCGCACCGGATTGGCCGGCTTTGAAGGACCTGCTGCGTACCGGCTTCCCAGCCAGCATGCAGCTCCTTGCGGAGGTTAGTGCCTTCGTGGCGGCCAGCCTGATCATCGGAAATATGGGCCAGGCGGCGATGGCATCCCACCAAGTGGCGATTACCTGCGCAGCCACCATTTTCATGGTCCCGCTGGGCGTTTCCATGGCCCTCACCGTCCGGATGGGCGAGGCACTGGGTGCGAAAACCTATGACACCATGCGCCCGATCGTACTCAGCGGCTGGGGGATGGGGATTATCTTCACGGTCCTGAGCGCGACTTCCTTCATCGTGTTCGATCGCGAGATCGCGCGCGCCTTCATCGAGGACCCCTCGGTGCTGGACGTGGCGGCGAAGCTCCTGATCGTGGCCGCGGCCTTCCAGTTCTGCGATGCGCTCCAGATCATCTCCGCCGGGGCGCTTCGCGGGCTCGATGATGTCCACACACCGGCTTGGATCGCGTTCTGGGCTTACTGGGTGGTTTCCATCCCGCTCGGCTGGGTTTTCGCCTATCCGCTGCAGATGGGCGTCACCGGCATGTGGTGGGGCATCACCGTGGGCCTGACGATGACCGCGGTGCTCCTCGGCCGGCGGATCTGGCAGAAGACAGCGGCGGGAGCAATCCATTGA
- a CDS encoding GDSL-type esterase/lipase family protein, whose amino-acid sequence MLLSAFSSCKEVPKENNAVIPVPKLEEDCYDWWQRHEAVLAAKEKIDPEIVLIGDSITHYWGGEPKSPGAPRRGLGSWAYAFGDKKVLNLGFGWDRTQNVLWRLNNGEIDGLKPKWFVVNIGTNNSTGTKNARENTPAETAAGVEAILTLLKEKSPDSKVILMGVFPRGAKAKDPARAYISSLNGLLAKIAESRQITFIDLRDKFIDADGKLRSELMADVVHPDERGYAIWAEALKAEIK is encoded by the coding sequence ATGCTCCTGAGTGCCTTTTCCTCCTGTAAAGAGGTGCCAAAGGAGAACAACGCGGTCATTCCGGTGCCGAAGCTGGAAGAGGATTGTTACGACTGGTGGCAGCGCCATGAGGCAGTTTTGGCGGCCAAGGAGAAGATCGACCCGGAGATCGTGCTGATCGGGGACTCCATCACGCACTATTGGGGGGGCGAGCCGAAGTCTCCGGGTGCTCCGCGCCGCGGCTTGGGATCGTGGGCGTACGCTTTTGGCGACAAAAAGGTGCTCAACCTCGGTTTCGGCTGGGATCGTACCCAGAATGTTCTCTGGCGCCTGAACAACGGGGAGATCGATGGCCTCAAGCCCAAGTGGTTCGTTGTCAACATCGGGACCAATAACTCCACCGGTACCAAAAACGCCCGGGAAAACACCCCGGCTGAAACTGCCGCGGGCGTGGAGGCGATCCTCACCCTGCTGAAAGAGAAGTCTCCGGACTCCAAGGTAATCCTCATGGGGGTCTTTCCACGGGGGGCAAAGGCGAAAGACCCTGCGCGCGCCTATATTTCCAGCCTCAATGGCTTGCTCGCGAAGATCGCGGAATCCCGCCAGATCACATTCATCGACCTCCGCGACAAGTTCATCGACGCGGACGGGAAGCTCCGCTCGGAGCTGATGGCAGATGTCGTCCATCCGGATGAACGCGGCTATGCCATTTGGGCGGAAGCCCTGAAGGCGGAGATTAAATAG
- a CDS encoding patatin-like phospholipase family protein — protein sequence MDITAPPPGRARLLAFDGGGIRGLFSLEIARRIEALLREKHGKPDLVLADHFHYLGGTSTGAIIATFLSWGLPVDEVVRMYRENAKVMFTKAGIGNLLSHRFAGEPISNFLKDFFVESDGSLATLGTKKLKTLLLVVTRNASTGSPWPMSNNPHALYNDRGKPGCNLDLPLWQIVRASTAAPTFFPPEVIEIADQSSGETKKHVFAFEDGGVTPFNNPAYLLYTMATLPEYRLAWPDGKERMSLVSIGTGRVKTGRGAKLGENLLGQAKSLPTALIGSAQWMQDLACRQHGECRYGEALDSELGDLVRGNPRAAFLYARYDRNVGEAEMEAALKVSKKGFTLDNLELMDFLGEMGAEYAEKVVKLQHFDDE from the coding sequence ATGGACATCACGGCTCCCCCTCCTGGCCGCGCCCGCTTGCTCGCCTTCGATGGCGGCGGCATCCGCGGGCTTTTCTCGCTTGAGATCGCCCGCAGGATCGAAGCGCTGCTACGCGAAAAGCACGGGAAGCCGGATCTGGTGCTGGCGGACCATTTTCACTACCTCGGCGGAACAAGCACCGGAGCGATCATAGCCACCTTCCTCTCATGGGGTCTGCCGGTGGACGAGGTCGTCCGGATGTATCGCGAGAACGCGAAGGTGATGTTCACCAAGGCGGGCATCGGAAATCTCCTGAGCCATCGCTTCGCAGGAGAACCGATCTCGAATTTCCTGAAGGACTTCTTCGTGGAAAGCGACGGCTCCCTGGCAACGCTCGGAACGAAGAAGCTGAAGACCCTGCTCCTGGTGGTCACGCGGAATGCCTCGACCGGATCACCGTGGCCGATGTCGAACAATCCCCATGCACTCTACAACGACCGCGGCAAGCCGGGCTGTAACCTCGACCTCCCGCTCTGGCAGATCGTCCGGGCCAGCACGGCGGCTCCCACCTTTTTCCCCCCGGAGGTTATCGAGATCGCGGACCAGAGCAGCGGCGAGACGAAGAAGCATGTTTTCGCATTCGAAGACGGCGGGGTAACGCCCTTTAATAATCCCGCCTACCTCCTCTACACGATGGCAACGCTCCCGGAATACCGGCTCGCATGGCCGGATGGGAAGGAGCGCATGAGCCTGGTTTCGATCGGCACGGGCCGCGTAAAGACCGGACGCGGCGCGAAGCTCGGCGAGAATCTGTTAGGCCAGGCCAAGTCTCTTCCGACAGCCCTGATTGGCTCCGCGCAGTGGATGCAGGATCTCGCTTGCAGGCAACACGGCGAGTGTCGCTACGGAGAAGCCTTGGACAGCGAGTTGGGAGACTTGGTGAGGGGAAATCCCCGCGCGGCATTCCTGTATGCCCGCTACGATCGCAATGTGGGCGAAGCGGAGATGGAAGCGGCCCTGAAGGTCAGCAAGAAAGGCTTCACCTTGGACAATCTCGAGCTGATGGACTTCCTCGGCGAGATGGGCGCGGAGTATGCAGAGAAAGTGGTAAAGCTGCAGCATTTCGACGATGAGTGA
- a CDS encoding MDR family NADPH-dependent oxidoreductase encodes MQAIRFLEFGKPEQVLRLQPLDLTPLAEGEVRLRMLAAPVNPADLNLIEGTYGVKPPLPAIPGIEGCGEVVESRSPEFQTGDRAIVLRRAGSWATHIQVSEDHLFKLPAGIDPLQGAMLKVNPATAWRLLTGFVQPSPGSWIVQNAANSAVGRCVIVLAKRLGLRTMNLVRRGELREELLGLGADEVLLDDDSAVESLKASGRERPMLAFNCVGGESALRLMNLLGPGGIHVTYGAMARRPLTVPNGLLIFKDLQFRGLWITQWIENAPREEIRKVYGELAEALVSGELSMPVDQVFPLEGFQSAIARVQEPGRNGKVLLAV; translated from the coding sequence ATGCAAGCGATCCGCTTTCTCGAATTTGGCAAGCCGGAGCAAGTCCTCCGGCTTCAGCCACTGGACCTTACACCCCTTGCCGAAGGCGAGGTGCGTCTCCGGATGCTGGCAGCTCCGGTCAATCCTGCGGACCTGAATCTCATCGAAGGCACCTATGGCGTGAAGCCTCCGCTTCCCGCCATTCCCGGCATCGAAGGCTGTGGAGAAGTTGTGGAAAGCCGCTCGCCGGAATTTCAAACCGGCGACCGCGCCATTGTCCTCCGGCGCGCCGGAAGCTGGGCAACCCACATCCAGGTTTCGGAGGATCACCTCTTCAAGCTGCCGGCCGGCATCGATCCGCTCCAGGGGGCAATGCTCAAGGTAAATCCGGCCACCGCATGGAGATTGCTCACCGGCTTCGTGCAGCCGTCACCGGGCTCGTGGATCGTCCAGAATGCCGCGAACTCCGCGGTGGGGCGTTGCGTAATCGTTTTGGCGAAGCGTCTGGGACTTCGTACGATGAATCTCGTACGTCGCGGGGAATTGCGGGAGGAGCTTCTTGGCCTGGGCGCGGACGAAGTGCTTCTGGACGATGACTCGGCGGTCGAATCGCTCAAGGCGTCCGGTCGGGAACGTCCGATGCTGGCGTTCAACTGTGTTGGTGGGGAGAGCGCGCTCCGCCTCATGAATCTTCTCGGGCCCGGCGGCATCCACGTCACCTATGGTGCCATGGCCCGGCGCCCCCTGACCGTTCCGAATGGGCTTTTGATTTTCAAGGATCTCCAGTTTCGAGGCCTCTGGATCACCCAGTGGATCGAGAATGCACCCCGGGAGGAGATCCGGAAAGTCTATGGCGAACTGGCGGAAGCCCTCGTGTCGGGAGAGTTGAGCATGCCGGTGGACCAGGTATTCCCCTTGGAGGGCTTCCAATCCGCCATCGCACGCGTGCAGGAGCCCGGCCGGAATGGCAAGGTATTGCTGGCCGTTTGA
- a CDS encoding Glu/Leu/Phe/Val family dehydrogenase — protein sequence MRDDLLRNPVFAMAATQFDLVADFLGLTEELRQRTKWPKRLITVTVPIRLDDGSTKVFFGHRVQHHLTRGPVKGGLRYHPNVDLGEVAALAMWMNWKCALMDLPFGGGKGGITCDPRTMSMGELERLTRRYTMEMIPFIGEDIDIMAPDMGTNEQTMAWMTDTYSTHAGRLIPGIVTGKPLALQGSAGRTQATGHGVAFLACRALNKLGIKLTDATAIVQGFGNVGSHTVYGLANSGVKVTGVSDVSGAIWNPRGIDTRELRDHVAARGSIAGFTEADPIDPAELLTQPCDILAPAATDMVIHKDNAGQLQCKILAEGANGPTTPEADEIINARGDIFVIPDILCNAGGVTVSYFEWVQNLQRFQWTEREVLTKLETMLENAFSRVLAFAERNKLSHRMAAQSLAVKTVAEVKAQRGLFP from the coding sequence ATGCGCGACGATCTCCTGAGAAATCCCGTCTTTGCCATGGCTGCGACGCAGTTTGACCTCGTGGCTGATTTCCTGGGACTCACTGAGGAACTGAGGCAGAGGACCAAGTGGCCCAAGCGCCTGATCACCGTCACCGTGCCGATCCGCCTCGATGATGGATCGACGAAGGTCTTTTTCGGCCACCGGGTGCAGCACCATCTCACCCGCGGTCCGGTCAAAGGGGGGCTCCGCTACCATCCGAATGTCGACCTTGGGGAAGTCGCCGCCTTGGCCATGTGGATGAATTGGAAGTGTGCCTTGATGGACCTGCCATTCGGCGGCGGAAAAGGCGGGATCACCTGTGATCCGCGGACCATGAGCATGGGGGAGTTGGAGCGCCTGACGCGCCGCTACACCATGGAGATGATCCCTTTTATCGGCGAGGACATCGACATCATGGCCCCTGACATGGGTACGAACGAGCAGACCATGGCTTGGATGACGGATACCTATTCCACGCACGCCGGTCGCCTGATCCCGGGAATCGTCACCGGCAAGCCCCTGGCCCTTCAAGGCTCCGCGGGTCGTACCCAAGCGACCGGTCATGGCGTCGCTTTCCTCGCGTGCCGCGCTTTAAATAAACTCGGGATCAAGCTCACGGATGCCACCGCGATCGTTCAAGGCTTCGGCAATGTCGGCTCGCACACGGTCTATGGTCTTGCGAACTCAGGGGTGAAGGTTACGGGCGTCTCTGACGTCAGCGGTGCGATTTGGAATCCCCGCGGCATTGATACCCGGGAGCTTCGCGATCATGTGGCAGCCCGCGGTTCGATTGCCGGCTTTACCGAAGCGGATCCCATTGATCCCGCGGAGTTGCTTACCCAGCCTTGTGACATCCTCGCTCCTGCCGCCACCGACATGGTGATCCACAAGGACAATGCCGGACAACTCCAGTGCAAGATCTTGGCCGAAGGCGCGAACGGACCGACCACGCCGGAGGCCGACGAGATCATCAATGCGCGCGGTGACATCTTCGTGATCCCGGACATCCTCTGCAATGCGGGCGGAGTCACGGTCTCGTACTTCGAATGGGTCCAGAACCTCCAGCGCTTTCAATGGACGGAGCGCGAGGTCCTGACGAAGCTCGAGACAATGCTGGAGAATGCCTTCTCCCGTGTCCTGGCATTCGCGGAGCGGAACAAGCTATCTCATCGCATGGCAGCCCAGTCGCTCGCCGTGAAGACGGTCGCTGAGGTCAAGGCGCAGCGCGGGCTTTTCCCATAA